A region of Streptomyces deccanensis DNA encodes the following proteins:
- a CDS encoding Trm112 family protein — MPLEAGLLEILACPACHAPLTEEDTELTCTSQACGLAYPIRDGIPVLLVDEARRPA; from the coding sequence ATGCCGCTCGAAGCCGGCCTCCTGGAGATCCTCGCCTGCCCGGCGTGCCACGCCCCCCTCACGGAGGAGGACACCGAGCTGACCTGCACGAGCCAGGCCTGCGGCCTCGCCTACCCGATCCGGGACGGCATCCCCGTACTCCTCGTCGACGAGGCCCGCCGCCCCGCGTGA
- a CDS encoding L-lactate permease — protein sequence MYVQQLEPVAGSLGLSALVATLPLVTVLVLLGGVRLKAHLAGLIGLLVAVLVAWLAFRMPLGQTLSSAAQGAAFGLFPIMWIVVNALWVYRMTVRTRHFDILRRSFGRLSDDPRIQALVVAFCFGALLEALAGFGAPVAICSVMLVALGFEPVKAAVVALVANTAPVAFGAMGTPVVTLAQVTELPLDTVASVVGRQTPLLALVVPLLLVWLVDGRRGLRETWVPALACGFAFAVGQFVASNYVSAQLADIGAALLGAGALVAVPHARRPAAEPVRAAVLTGVRSDDLDEQDPPREVLRAYAPYALIVAVFSVAQIPVVKDWLAGATRTYDWPFLDVAGPDGDPVGGNVFTWPIVSTGGTLVLLAGVCTAVVLGVHARVAVREWAATVHELRFAILTVTSVLALAYVMNLSGQAATIGHFVAAAGAGLAFLSPVLGWFGVAVSGSDTSANALFGALQVSAARESGLSPELLAAANSSGGVLGKMISPQNLTIACAAVGLAGREGDLLRKVLPWSLGLLLVMCLIVVGQSTPVLEWMLP from the coding sequence GTGTACGTCCAGCAACTGGAACCCGTGGCCGGTTCACTCGGCCTGTCCGCCCTCGTCGCGACCCTGCCCCTCGTCACCGTCCTGGTGCTGCTCGGCGGCGTGCGACTGAAAGCCCATCTGGCAGGCCTGATCGGCCTTCTGGTGGCCGTTCTGGTCGCCTGGCTCGCCTTCCGCATGCCCCTCGGCCAGACGCTCTCCAGCGCCGCCCAGGGGGCCGCCTTCGGTCTCTTCCCGATCATGTGGATCGTCGTCAACGCCCTGTGGGTGTACCGGATGACCGTCCGCACCCGGCACTTCGACATCCTGCGCCGCTCCTTCGGACGGCTCTCCGACGATCCGCGCATCCAGGCGCTCGTCGTCGCGTTCTGCTTCGGCGCGCTCCTGGAAGCCCTCGCCGGCTTCGGCGCGCCGGTCGCGATCTGCTCCGTCATGCTCGTCGCGCTCGGCTTCGAACCCGTGAAGGCCGCCGTCGTCGCCCTGGTCGCCAACACCGCCCCCGTCGCCTTCGGCGCGATGGGCACCCCGGTCGTCACCCTCGCCCAGGTCACCGAACTGCCCCTGGACACCGTCGCGTCCGTGGTCGGCCGCCAGACACCGCTGCTCGCCCTCGTGGTGCCCCTGCTACTGGTCTGGCTCGTCGACGGGCGACGCGGGCTGCGGGAGACCTGGGTACCCGCCCTCGCGTGCGGATTCGCCTTCGCCGTCGGCCAGTTCGTGGCCTCCAACTACGTCTCCGCGCAACTCGCCGACATCGGCGCCGCCTTGCTGGGTGCGGGCGCCCTCGTCGCCGTACCGCACGCCCGCCGGCCCGCCGCCGAACCCGTACGCGCCGCCGTCCTGACCGGCGTACGCAGCGACGACCTCGACGAGCAGGACCCGCCGCGCGAAGTACTGCGCGCCTACGCCCCGTACGCGCTGATCGTCGCGGTCTTCTCCGTCGCCCAGATCCCTGTGGTGAAGGACTGGCTGGCCGGGGCGACGCGGACGTACGACTGGCCCTTCCTCGACGTCGCGGGCCCTGACGGCGACCCCGTGGGCGGCAACGTCTTCACCTGGCCGATCGTCTCCACCGGCGGCACGCTGGTGCTGCTCGCCGGTGTGTGCACGGCCGTGGTGCTGGGGGTGCACGCGCGCGTGGCGGTCAGGGAGTGGGCGGCGACGGTCCACGAACTGCGGTTCGCGATTCTCACCGTGACGTCCGTGCTCGCCCTCGCCTATGTCATGAACCTCTCCGGACAGGCCGCCACCATCGGCCACTTCGTGGCGGCGGCCGGCGCGGGACTCGCCTTCCTCTCGCCCGTGCTCGGCTGGTTCGGCGTCGCGGTCTCCGGCTCGGACACCTCGGCCAACGCCCTCTTCGGCGCCCTCCAGGTGAGCGCGGCCCGCGAGTCGGGCCTGTCGCCGGAACTGCTCGCCGCCGCCAACAGCTCCGGCGGCGTCCTCGGCAAGATGATCTCCCCGCAGAACCTGACCATCGCCTGCGCCGCCGTCGGCCTCGCCGGGCGCGAGGGCGACCTGCTGCGCAAGGTGCTGCCGTGGAGCCTGGGACTGCTGCTGGTGATGTGCCTGATCGTGGTGGGGCAGAGCACGCCCGTACTGGAATGGATGCTTCCCTGA
- a CDS encoding metallopeptidase family protein translates to MDDLVPPRAASAPGPRRRDRHGRGMRGPIAPPQVPLAASRADAFADLVQDSVERLERRWPQLADIDFLVLEVPRLDGPSDGAWNDEAVPLGGIVVAREGRPARVVVYRRPVEIRTKGREERAALVHEVVVEQVAELLGLNPETVDPRYGED, encoded by the coding sequence ATGGACGACCTCGTACCGCCCCGCGCCGCCTCCGCACCCGGGCCCCGCCGCCGAGATCGGCACGGCAGGGGGATGCGCGGGCCCATCGCGCCGCCGCAGGTGCCGCTCGCGGCGAGTCGCGCGGATGCGTTCGCGGATCTCGTGCAGGACTCGGTGGAGCGGCTGGAGCGGCGGTGGCCGCAGCTGGCGGACATCGACTTCCTCGTGCTGGAGGTGCCTCGGCTGGACGGGCCGTCGGACGGGGCGTGGAACGACGAGGCGGTGCCGCTCGGGGGGATCGTGGTGGCGCGGGAGGGGCGGCCGGCTCGGGTGGTGGTGTATCGGCGGCCGGTGGAGATCCGTACCAAGGGGCGGGAGGAGCGGGCCGCGCTGGTGCATGAGGTCGTGGTGGAGCAGGTGGCCGAGCTGTTGGGGCTGAATCCGGAGACTGTGGATCCTCGATACGGGGAGGACTGA
- a CDS encoding phosphomannomutase/phosphoglucomutase produces MAADLSTIVKAYDVRGVVPDQWDEPLAELFGAAFAQVTGADAVVIGHDMRPSSPGLSRAFARGAAARGVDVTEIGLCSTDQLYYASGALNLPGAMFTASHNPAQYNGIKMCRAGAAPVGQDTGLAEIRELVEGWSETGAPEPAATPGTITRRDTLEDYAAHLRSLVDLTSVRPLKVVVDAGNGMGGHTVPTVFAGLPLDLVPMYFELDGTFPNHEANPLDPANIVDLQKRVRAEGADLGIAFDGDADRCFVVDERGDAVSPSAITALVAARELAKNGGKGTVIHNLITSWSVPEVVRENGGTPVRTRVGHSFIKAEMARSGAIFGGEHSAHYYFADFWNADTGMLAALHVLAALGGQDGPLSGLLAQYDRYAGSGEINSTVADQPGRLAAIRSAYESREHITLDDLDGLTVSAPDWWFNVRPSNTEPLLRLNAEARDETTMAKVRDEVLAIIRG; encoded by the coding sequence ATGGCGGCTGATCTGTCGACGATCGTGAAGGCGTACGACGTACGCGGGGTGGTCCCCGACCAGTGGGACGAGCCCCTCGCCGAGCTCTTCGGGGCCGCCTTCGCCCAGGTGACCGGCGCCGACGCCGTCGTGATCGGCCACGACATGCGGCCTTCCTCGCCCGGCCTGTCCCGTGCCTTCGCACGCGGGGCGGCGGCGCGCGGTGTGGACGTCACCGAGATCGGCCTCTGCTCCACGGACCAGCTGTACTACGCGTCCGGCGCGCTGAACCTGCCCGGCGCGATGTTCACCGCCTCCCACAACCCCGCCCAGTACAACGGCATCAAGATGTGCCGCGCCGGCGCCGCCCCCGTCGGCCAGGACACCGGCCTCGCCGAGATCCGCGAGCTGGTCGAGGGCTGGAGCGAGACGGGCGCGCCGGAGCCGGCCGCCACCCCGGGAACGATCACCCGGCGCGACACGCTGGAGGACTACGCGGCCCACCTGCGGTCCCTCGTCGACCTGACCTCCGTCCGCCCCCTCAAAGTCGTGGTCGACGCGGGCAACGGCATGGGCGGCCACACCGTCCCCACGGTCTTCGCGGGCCTGCCGCTGGACCTGGTCCCGATGTACTTCGAGCTGGACGGCACGTTCCCGAACCACGAGGCCAACCCCCTCGACCCGGCGAACATCGTCGACCTCCAGAAGCGCGTCCGCGCGGAGGGCGCCGACCTCGGCATCGCCTTCGACGGCGACGCCGACCGCTGCTTCGTGGTCGACGAGCGGGGCGACGCCGTCTCGCCGTCCGCGATCACCGCCCTGGTCGCCGCCCGCGAACTCGCCAAGAACGGCGGCAAGGGCACGGTCATCCACAACCTGATCACCTCCTGGTCCGTCCCGGAGGTGGTGCGCGAGAACGGCGGCACACCCGTGCGCACCCGGGTCGGCCACTCCTTCATCAAGGCCGAGATGGCGAGATCCGGTGCCATCTTCGGCGGCGAGCACTCCGCCCACTACTACTTCGCGGACTTCTGGAACGCCGACACGGGCATGCTGGCCGCCCTCCACGTCCTGGCCGCCCTCGGCGGTCAGGACGGCCCCCTCTCCGGCCTCCTCGCCCAGTACGACCGCTACGCCGGCTCCGGCGAGATCAACTCCACGGTCGCCGACCAGCCGGGCCGCCTGGCCGCGATCCGCTCCGCCTACGAGAGCCGCGAGCACATCACCCTCGACGACCTGGACGGCCTGACGGTCTCCGCCCCCGACTGGTGGTTCAACGTCCGCCCCTCCAACACGGAACCCCTCCTGAGACTGAACGCGGAGGCGAGGGACGAGACGACGATGGCAAAGGTGAGGGACGAAGTCCTGGCGATCATCAGGGGGTGA
- a CDS encoding DUF5719 family protein, producing the protein MNRQTLSLIAGATALAAVTGFATLSAPDASGGETTAKAAAQLPVQRTSLLCPQPSTSDLAETAYTAFTPATEGTDGKGGAELVAAGGGGKGDEGGKGKAAKPVIEIKEPGKPVADSTDGGDSPALIGTAEGKFAPGWTVQETTEVAAGTGRGLLGVNCAAPDTEFWFPGASTAAGRTDYVHLVNPDDSAAVVDIELFGKDGALKSTVGDGITVQPRAGEPVLLSTLATAKEADLTVHVNVRSGRVAAAVQALDDKQGGDWLSAAADPAGTLVLPGIPKDATSVTLVAYAPGETDADLKLRLASPNGSITPAGNETLHVKGGMTATADLGDITRGEPGSLILTPTGRSVPVVAGLRVVRGKGAGQETAFIPATRPVGARATVADNRAKGTTLALTAPTGAAEVKVTASAGSGGGEATTKTFKIKAGTTQNVDMPAPSSLKGTYALTVESTSGAPVYASRTLESKLDDIPAFTIQTLPDDRGMVAVPKARQDLSIMQR; encoded by the coding sequence GTGAACCGCCAGACCCTGTCCCTGATCGCCGGCGCGACCGCCCTCGCCGCCGTCACCGGCTTCGCCACGCTCTCCGCGCCCGACGCCTCCGGCGGCGAGACCACGGCGAAGGCGGCCGCCCAACTGCCCGTGCAGCGCACGAGTCTGCTCTGCCCCCAGCCGAGCACCTCGGACCTCGCGGAGACGGCGTACACCGCCTTCACCCCCGCCACCGAGGGCACCGACGGGAAAGGCGGCGCCGAACTTGTCGCGGCGGGCGGGGGCGGCAAGGGTGACGAAGGCGGCAAGGGCAAGGCCGCCAAGCCGGTCATCGAGATCAAGGAGCCCGGCAAGCCCGTCGCCGACAGCACCGACGGCGGTGACTCGCCCGCGCTGATCGGCACGGCCGAGGGGAAGTTCGCGCCCGGCTGGACGGTCCAGGAGACCACCGAGGTCGCCGCCGGCACCGGCCGAGGTCTGCTCGGCGTCAACTGCGCCGCCCCCGACACGGAGTTCTGGTTCCCGGGCGCGAGCACGGCCGCCGGCCGCACCGACTACGTCCACCTCGTCAACCCGGACGACTCGGCGGCCGTCGTCGACATCGAACTCTTCGGCAAGGACGGCGCCCTGAAGTCGACGGTGGGCGACGGCATCACGGTCCAGCCCCGTGCCGGCGAGCCGGTCCTGCTGTCGACGCTCGCCACGGCGAAGGAGGCGGACCTCACCGTCCACGTCAACGTCCGCAGCGGCCGGGTCGCGGCCGCGGTCCAGGCCCTCGACGACAAGCAGGGCGGCGACTGGCTGTCCGCCGCGGCCGACCCGGCGGGCACCCTGGTCCTCCCCGGCATCCCGAAGGACGCCACCTCCGTCACGCTCGTCGCCTACGCCCCCGGCGAGACCGACGCCGACCTGAAGCTCCGCCTCGCTTCGCCCAACGGGTCGATCACCCCGGCCGGCAACGAGACGCTGCACGTCAAGGGCGGCATGACCGCCACCGCCGACCTGGGCGACATCACACGCGGCGAGCCCGGCTCCCTCATCCTCACCCCCACCGGCCGGTCGGTCCCGGTGGTGGCCGGCCTCCGCGTCGTCCGAGGCAAGGGCGCCGGCCAGGAGACGGCCTTCATCCCGGCGACCCGCCCGGTCGGCGCGCGCGCCACGGTCGCCGACAACCGCGCCAAGGGCACGACCCTGGCCCTCACCGCGCCCACCGGCGCGGCCGAGGTCAAGGTCACCGCGTCCGCCGGCAGCGGGGGCGGCGAGGCCACGACGAAGACGTTCAAGATCAAGGCCGGCACCACCCAGAACGTCGACATGCCCGCCCCGAGCAGCCTCAAGGGCACCTACGCCCTCACCGTCGAGTCCACATCCGGCGCCCCGGTCTACGCCTCCCGCACCCTCGAATCCAAACTGGACGACATCCCCGCCTTCACCATCCAAACCCTCCCGGACGACCGAGGAATGGTGGCCGTCCCGAAGGCGCGCCAGGACCTGTCGATCATGCAGCGTTAG
- the manA gene encoding mannose-6-phosphate isomerase, class I: MDRLDNTVRPYAWGSTTAIPQLLGVAPTGEPQAEMWMGAHPGAPSRTGRGPLTEVIDEAPERELGSRTVEKFGPRLPFLLKLLAAGAPLSLQVHPDLEQARKGYEDEERRGVPIDAGHRNYKDANHKPELICALTEFDGLCGFREPLRAAELLAALDVDSLKPYVDLLHAHPEEAALREVLTAVLGADPEEMAPTVTEAAAACARLGGDHAPYADIAHHYPGDPGVIAAMLLNHVRLQPGEALFLGAGIPHAYLNGLGVEIMANSDNVLRCGLTPKHVDVPELLRIVRFEATDPGVLRPEASPDGEEVYETPIDEFRLSRFVLPEATAPHDLTRATPQILLCTAGTVRAGEHTLAPGESVFVPADEKTEVSGPGTLFRATVIA, from the coding sequence ATGGACCGCCTCGACAACACCGTCCGCCCCTACGCCTGGGGCTCGACCACCGCCATCCCGCAGCTCCTCGGAGTGGCCCCCACCGGCGAGCCGCAGGCGGAGATGTGGATGGGAGCCCACCCCGGCGCCCCCTCGCGCACCGGGCGCGGCCCCCTCACCGAGGTGATCGACGAGGCACCCGAACGCGAGCTGGGAAGCCGGACGGTCGAGAAGTTCGGCCCCCGCCTCCCCTTCCTCCTGAAGCTCCTCGCCGCCGGCGCCCCCCTCTCCCTCCAGGTCCACCCCGACCTCGAACAGGCCAGGAAGGGGTACGAGGACGAGGAGCGGCGCGGCGTCCCCATCGACGCGGGCCACCGCAACTACAAGGACGCCAACCACAAGCCCGAACTGATCTGCGCCCTCACGGAGTTCGACGGCCTCTGCGGCTTCCGCGAACCGCTCCGCGCCGCCGAGCTGCTGGCCGCCCTCGACGTCGACTCCCTCAAGCCGTACGTCGACCTCCTGCACGCCCACCCCGAAGAGGCCGCGCTGCGCGAGGTGTTGACCGCCGTCCTGGGCGCCGACCCCGAGGAGATGGCCCCCACCGTCACCGAGGCCGCGGCCGCCTGCGCCCGCCTCGGCGGCGACCACGCCCCCTACGCCGACATCGCCCACCACTACCCGGGCGACCCCGGCGTCATCGCCGCCATGCTCCTCAACCACGTACGCCTGCAGCCCGGCGAGGCCCTGTTCCTGGGCGCCGGGATCCCGCACGCGTATCTGAACGGCCTCGGCGTCGAGATCATGGCCAACTCCGACAACGTCCTGCGCTGCGGCCTCACCCCCAAGCACGTCGACGTCCCCGAACTCCTGCGCATCGTCCGCTTCGAGGCGACCGACCCGGGCGTGCTGCGCCCGGAGGCGTCCCCCGACGGCGAGGAGGTCTACGAGACCCCCATCGACGAGTTCCGCCTCTCCCGCTTCGTCCTCCCCGAGGCCACCGCCCCGCACGACCTCACCCGCGCCACCCCGCAGATCCTTCTCTGCACCGCCGGTACGGTCCGGGCGGGCGAACACACGCTCGCCCCCGGCGAGTCCGTCTTCGTACCGGCGGACGAGAAGACCGAGGTGTCCGGACCGGGCACGCTGTTCCGCGCCACCGTGATCGCGTGA
- a CDS encoding DUF3499 domain-containing protein, protein MQSRRGPLKSAVPSNVVSPVRRCSRTACGRPAVATLTYVYADSTAVLGPLATYAEPHCYDLCAEHSERLTAPRGWEVVRLLDASAPARPSGDDLEALANAVREAARPQQRAAEAGGGGARAADPMEVARRGHLRVLRSPDN, encoded by the coding sequence GTGCAGAGTCGTCGCGGCCCGCTCAAGAGTGCGGTACCGTCCAACGTCGTGAGCCCTGTACGTCGCTGTTCGCGCACCGCTTGCGGCCGCCCCGCCGTCGCGACGCTGACGTACGTCTACGCCGACTCGACCGCGGTCCTCGGCCCCCTCGCGACCTACGCCGAACCCCACTGCTACGACCTGTGCGCCGAGCACTCCGAGCGCCTCACCGCGCCGCGCGGCTGGGAGGTCGTACGGCTGCTGGACGCCTCGGCCCCCGCGCGCCCCAGCGGCGACGACCTGGAGGCCCTCGCCAACGCCGTTCGCGAGGCGGCCCGCCCGCAGCAGCGCGCGGCCGAAGCCGGTGGCGGCGGCGCACGCGCGGCCGACCCGATGGAGGTCGCCCGCCGCGGCCATCTCCGGGTCCTGCGCTCACCCGACAACTGA
- a CDS encoding SIS domain-containing protein has protein sequence MLDESLLDTPDALSEADRRDLLRGAAEAGARVRTAIRLGTEAGIADLKPDGRPRALLIAGPGMASAGVADLLGALAGSSCPLTRIHPTGVAPAPGALRWELPGWAGSVDLLLIATADGAEPGLSLLVDQAYRRGCTVVAVAPPRTPVAEAVEGAHGLFVPMATGPYEQEVPLGAAAPGVLWALLTPMLALLARTGLVAAEPDALQKVADRLDHVAERCGPAIATYSNPAKTLAAELADALPVIWTEGQAAGPVGRRFVSALAELAGRPAVVAQLPEALASHAVLLSGPLAASADPDDFFRDRVEDPPALHARVVLLRDRPTGGLSAVPAARELALGHDTAISELEPEEGSDLETLAEMIAITDFAAVYLSLASGA, from the coding sequence ATGCTCGACGAATCGCTGCTAGACACCCCCGACGCCTTGTCGGAGGCGGACCGCCGCGACCTGCTCCGCGGCGCCGCCGAGGCAGGCGCCCGGGTCCGCACGGCCATCCGCCTCGGCACCGAGGCCGGCATCGCGGACCTGAAACCGGACGGCCGCCCCCGCGCCCTCCTGATCGCGGGCCCCGGGATGGCCTCCGCGGGCGTCGCCGACCTGCTCGGCGCCCTGGCGGGATCCAGTTGCCCCCTCACCCGTATCCACCCCACCGGCGTGGCCCCCGCGCCGGGCGCCCTCCGCTGGGAGCTCCCGGGCTGGGCGGGCTCGGTCGACCTCCTCCTGATCGCCACCGCCGACGGCGCCGAACCCGGCCTGTCGCTCCTGGTCGACCAGGCCTACCGGCGTGGCTGCACGGTCGTCGCCGTGGCCCCGCCCCGCACGCCGGTCGCCGAGGCCGTCGAAGGCGCCCACGGGCTCTTCGTACCGATGGCGACAGGACCGTACGAGCAGGAGGTGCCCCTCGGCGCCGCCGCCCCCGGTGTGCTCTGGGCGCTGCTCACCCCGATGCTCGCGCTGCTGGCCCGCACCGGCCTGGTCGCCGCCGAGCCGGACGCCCTGCAGAAGGTCGCCGACCGCCTCGACCACGTCGCCGAGCGCTGCGGCCCCGCCATCGCCACGTACAGCAATCCGGCCAAGACGCTCGCCGCCGAGCTGGCCGACGCCCTCCCGGTGATCTGGACCGAGGGCCAGGCCGCGGGCCCCGTGGGGCGCCGTTTCGTCTCCGCGCTCGCCGAACTCGCGGGGCGCCCGGCCGTCGTGGCCCAGCTGCCGGAGGCGCTCGCCTCGCACGCGGTACTGCTGTCAGGGCCGCTCGCCGCGAGCGCCGACCCCGACGACTTCTTCCGCGACCGCGTCGAGGACCCGCCCGCCCTCCACGCGCGCGTGGTGCTCCTGCGCGACCGCCCGACCGGCGGCCTGAGCGCCGTCCCGGCCGCCCGCGAGCTGGCCCTCGGCCACGACACCGCGATCAGCGAGCTGGAGCCCGAGGAGGGCAGCGACCTGGAGACCCTCGCGGAGATGATCGCCATCACCGATTTCGCCGCCGTTTACCTGTCGCTCGCTTCCGGAGCCTGA